In a genomic window of Streptomyces pristinaespiralis:
- a CDS encoding LacI family DNA-binding transcriptional regulator, translating into MRVTIADVAREAGVSKTTVSRVLNTKADVDATTAARVREVIGALGYVPSSGAVGLARGRSRTVAMLTPPLTWPWMGEVLQGVVDTVEAAGYGLLLFTCNRGAESVDHFTSQVSARAFDGLLVIEPENTLDTITAMHRRGLPVVLIDDRGHHPEFPSVATTNREGGASAARHLLAAGRTRPLVATGPAGFGCVRDRTAGFLDVLPDALVLEGEFTEASGRRAVERALGDTMPFDSVFAHNDLIAAGVLRALRDAGRSVPDDIAVVGFDDIPMARHTAPPLTTVRQPMREMGETAARLLLARLGGEAIPDEPVVLPTELVVRGSAPDG; encoded by the coding sequence ATGCGTGTCACCATCGCCGACGTCGCACGTGAGGCGGGTGTCAGCAAGACCACCGTCTCCCGGGTGCTGAACACCAAGGCCGATGTCGACGCCACCACGGCCGCCCGCGTTCGTGAAGTGATCGGTGCGCTCGGCTATGTCCCCAGCTCGGGCGCGGTCGGTCTGGCGCGCGGACGCAGCCGCACCGTCGCCATGCTGACGCCGCCGCTCACCTGGCCCTGGATGGGCGAGGTGCTGCAGGGCGTCGTGGACACCGTCGAGGCGGCCGGTTACGGCCTGCTGCTCTTCACCTGCAACCGGGGCGCGGAGTCCGTCGACCACTTCACCAGCCAGGTGTCGGCCAGGGCGTTCGACGGGCTGCTCGTCATCGAACCGGAGAACACCCTCGACACCATCACGGCGATGCACCGCCGGGGACTGCCCGTCGTCCTCATCGACGACCGCGGGCACCACCCCGAATTCCCGTCCGTCGCCACCACCAACCGGGAGGGCGGGGCCTCGGCCGCCCGGCACCTGCTCGCGGCCGGCCGCACCCGGCCCCTCGTCGCCACCGGTCCTGCGGGCTTCGGCTGTGTACGCGACCGGACTGCCGGGTTCCTGGACGTCCTGCCCGACGCGCTCGTCCTGGAGGGCGAGTTCACCGAGGCGTCCGGCCGGCGGGCCGTCGAGCGGGCGCTCGGCGACACGATGCCCTTCGACTCCGTCTTCGCGCACAACGACCTCATCGCCGCCGGGGTGTTGCGTGCCCTGCGGGACGCCGGGCGCAGCGTGCCCGACGACATCGCCGTCGTCGGCTTCGACGACATCCCCATGGCCCGGCACACCGCGCCCCCGCTGACCACCGTGCGCCAGCCGATGCGGGAGATGGGCGAGACCGCGGCCCGGCTGCTGCTCGCGCGGCTCGGCGGCGAGGCCATCCCGGACGAGCCGGTCGTGCTGCCCACCGAACTCGTCGTCCGGGGCTCCGCCCCCGACGGCTGA
- a CDS encoding glycoside hydrolase family 3 N-terminal domain-containing protein: MPGSRRPRPRPGPRRAGTALLAATAVLGSLIAGALPSAAADEPAPVPVDRFEGEVPFANPPAEGIFTWGSDADDQPKLEFKERADAPEGSKVLQGSYDISGWGGLSHEYAVDQAPRDWTASKGIRFWWYGQNTAPLPPGSGKRINFEIKDGGANGGASELWTTSFTDDWEGWHLVEIPFSDFVYRADYQPVGGIDQVLGLNEMWGWALTLPTGAPGTFAVDGMELYGKADPALKAKVLTDAAVYPVDEGGTAQVKISVATTGSVPTEEPVTVEYRTGGGSAEAGADYEPVTGSVTFPAGTASGESRTVAVRTDKDGSAESAETVPLQLTVTGAKAPAETPQVVVNAHGLPYQNARLPVKKRVADLLSRMSLAEKAGQMTQAERNALKSQGDIASYDLGSLLSGGGSVPTPNTPEAWAKMVDTYQLRAQATRYQIPLIYGVDAVHGHNNVIGSTIMPHNIGIGAGRDPRIAERTGAVTAKEVRATGIPWDFAPCLCVTRDERWGRSYEAFGEDPALVTAMETVIQGMQGARNGKDLDRSDKVLTSAKHFVGDGGTGFGSSSTGSYTIDQGITKVTREELEAVHLAPFAEAVKRGAGTVMPSYSSLDIIGDDAGPVKMHAHAEMINGVLKDRMGFDGFVISDWQAIDQIPGDYPSDVRTSVNAGLDMIMVPTNYQEFTRTLKDEVTAGRISEARVDDAVSRILTQKFKLGLFEKPYADTGNLDEVGSAEHRAVAREAVAKSQVLLKNDGAVLPLKKSQKVYVAGSNADDLGNQAGGWTISWQGSSGEITTGTTILEGMKRAAPDATIDYSKDASAATDGYDVGVVVVGETPYAEGIGDVGNGHDLELTAADKAAVDKVCAAMKCAVLVVSGRPQLIGDRLEGIDALVASWLPGTEGDGVADVLYGTRPFTGQLPVTWPKSEAQLPINVGDAAYDPLFPYGWGLTTSGRTPAGGELTLRAVAVAAKVLQATGRGRSEQARELVGTARLIVQQKIGGHITEASAKPFAEADHLLLTGDPAGAVAKLTAAYRAG; this comes from the coding sequence ATGCCAGGATCACGCCGGCCACGACCACGCCCCGGACCCCGCCGGGCCGGTACGGCCCTCCTTGCAGCCACCGCCGTGCTCGGATCGCTGATCGCCGGAGCGCTGCCGAGCGCCGCGGCCGACGAGCCCGCGCCGGTCCCCGTCGACCGCTTCGAGGGCGAGGTGCCGTTCGCCAACCCGCCCGCGGAGGGCATCTTCACCTGGGGCAGCGACGCCGACGACCAGCCGAAGCTGGAGTTCAAGGAGCGCGCCGACGCACCCGAGGGCAGCAAGGTCCTTCAAGGCTCCTACGACATCAGCGGCTGGGGCGGCCTCAGCCATGAGTACGCCGTCGACCAGGCTCCCCGCGACTGGACGGCCTCCAAGGGCATCCGCTTCTGGTGGTACGGCCAGAACACGGCGCCCCTGCCGCCCGGTTCGGGCAAGCGCATCAACTTCGAGATCAAGGACGGCGGCGCGAACGGCGGCGCGTCCGAGCTGTGGACCACGTCGTTCACCGACGACTGGGAGGGCTGGCACCTCGTCGAGATCCCGTTCTCCGACTTCGTCTACCGCGCCGACTACCAGCCCGTCGGCGGTATCGACCAGGTCCTCGGCCTGAACGAGATGTGGGGCTGGGCGCTCACCCTCCCCACCGGCGCCCCCGGCACCTTCGCCGTCGACGGCATGGAGCTGTACGGGAAGGCCGACCCGGCCCTGAAGGCCAAGGTCCTCACCGACGCCGCCGTGTACCCGGTCGACGAGGGCGGCACCGCCCAGGTGAAGATCTCCGTCGCCACCACCGGATCCGTCCCGACGGAGGAGCCGGTCACCGTCGAGTACAGGACCGGCGGCGGCAGCGCGGAGGCCGGCGCGGACTACGAACCGGTCACCGGCTCCGTCACCTTCCCGGCGGGCACCGCCTCCGGCGAGTCCCGTACGGTCGCCGTGAGGACCGACAAGGACGGGTCGGCCGAGTCCGCGGAGACCGTCCCGCTGCAGCTGACCGTCACCGGCGCCAAGGCCCCCGCCGAGACCCCCCAGGTCGTCGTGAACGCCCACGGCCTGCCGTACCAGAACGCCAGGCTGCCGGTGAAGAAGCGCGTCGCCGACCTGCTCTCGCGCATGTCCCTCGCGGAGAAGGCCGGCCAGATGACGCAGGCCGAGCGCAACGCCCTCAAGTCGCAGGGCGACATCGCCTCCTACGACCTCGGCTCGCTGCTCTCCGGCGGTGGTTCCGTGCCGACGCCGAACACGCCCGAGGCGTGGGCGAAGATGGTCGACACCTACCAGCTGCGCGCCCAGGCCACCCGGTACCAGATCCCGCTGATCTACGGCGTGGACGCCGTCCACGGACACAACAACGTGATCGGCTCGACGATCATGCCGCACAACATCGGCATCGGAGCGGGCCGCGATCCCAGGATCGCCGAGCGGACCGGCGCGGTCACCGCCAAGGAGGTGCGGGCCACCGGCATCCCGTGGGACTTCGCGCCCTGCCTGTGCGTGACCCGCGACGAGCGCTGGGGGCGTTCCTACGAGGCGTTCGGTGAGGACCCGGCCCTGGTGACCGCCATGGAGACGGTGATCCAGGGCATGCAGGGCGCCCGTAACGGCAAGGACCTGGACCGCAGCGACAAGGTCCTCACCAGCGCCAAGCACTTCGTCGGCGACGGCGGCACCGGCTTCGGCTCGTCGTCCACCGGCAGCTACACCATCGACCAGGGCATAACCAAGGTCACCCGCGAGGAACTGGAGGCGGTGCACCTCGCGCCGTTCGCGGAGGCGGTCAAGCGCGGCGCGGGCACGGTCATGCCGTCGTACTCGTCGCTCGACATCATCGGCGACGACGCCGGACCGGTGAAGATGCATGCCCACGCCGAGATGATCAACGGGGTCCTCAAGGACCGGATGGGCTTCGACGGGTTCGTCATCAGCGACTGGCAGGCGATCGACCAGATCCCCGGCGACTACCCGAGCGACGTGCGCACGTCCGTCAACGCCGGCCTCGACATGATCATGGTCCCGACGAACTACCAGGAGTTCACCCGGACGTTGAAGGACGAGGTGACGGCGGGGCGGATCAGCGAGGCCCGCGTCGACGACGCCGTCTCCCGCATCCTGACCCAGAAGTTCAAGCTCGGCCTCTTCGAGAAGCCGTACGCCGACACCGGGAACCTGGACGAGGTGGGCTCCGCGGAGCACCGCGCGGTGGCCCGGGAGGCCGTCGCCAAGTCGCAGGTGCTGCTGAAGAACGACGGCGCCGTGCTGCCGCTGAAGAAGTCGCAGAAGGTGTACGTCGCCGGTTCCAACGCCGACGACCTCGGCAACCAGGCCGGCGGCTGGACCATCAGCTGGCAGGGCTCCTCCGGTGAGATCACCACCGGCACCACGATCCTCGAGGGCATGAAGCGGGCCGCCCCCGACGCCACGATCGACTACTCCAAGGACGCCTCCGCCGCCACCGACGGCTACGACGTCGGCGTGGTCGTCGTCGGCGAGACCCCGTACGCCGAAGGCATCGGCGACGTCGGCAACGGCCACGACCTGGAGCTGACCGCCGCCGACAAGGCCGCCGTGGACAAGGTCTGCGCCGCGATGAAGTGCGCCGTCCTGGTCGTCTCCGGCCGTCCGCAGCTGATCGGCGACCGGCTGGAGGGCATCGACGCGCTCGTCGCGTCCTGGCTGCCCGGCACCGAGGGCGACGGCGTCGCGGACGTCCTCTACGGGACCCGCCCCTTCACCGGGCAGCTCCCGGTCACCTGGCCGAAGTCCGAGGCGCAGCTGCCGATCAACGTCGGCGACGCCGCGTACGACCCGCTGTTCCCGTACGGCTGGGGCCTGACCACGTCGGGCAGGACACCGGCCGGCGGTGAGCTGACGCTCCGGGCCGTCGCCGTGGCGGCGAAGGTCCTCCAGGCGACCGGCCGGGGCAGGTCGGAGCAGGCCAGGGAACTGGTCGGCACGGCGCG